The following are encoded together in the Daucus carota subsp. sativus chromosome 5, DH1 v3.0, whole genome shotgun sequence genome:
- the LOC108222418 gene encoding uncharacterized protein LOC108222418, with product MDYGHDGDAHGPSGYEGYERFQGSLGKLPETVKEKPSEYKKRRRDVSVQTDSDECAHGDNLRLAGDPAPLYDSLSEPLSQKHLDKVETAFVVHTLWNGESSGEMLIYFLKDGQTMKINQVQLLLFKEQLELEYLVHIMHDRSFVHRRWMNNMKTRIRQITRLLNGTREVYFRPKYVCDKDGKEKEMPCGSVKIQYDQLGTYVEYTRSQVGLSSITLDDIYDYDYTPSELRAAYWQITGADDESVKIKRILRKALENAEFKLLGKFLEENPSFSEIPDGYELEH from the coding sequence ATGGATTATGGCCATGATGGTGATGCTCATGGTCCTAGTGGCTATGAAGGATATGAAAGATTTCAAGGATCACTTGGGAAGTTGCCAGAGACTGTGAAAGAAAAGCCATCAGAGTATAAAAAGAGGAGGAGAGATGTAAGTGTACAGACAGACTCTGATGAATGTGCTCATGGTGACAACTTAAGACTTGCTGGTGATCCAGCCCCTTTGTATGATTCTTTATCAGAGCCTTTATCTCAAAAGCATCTAGATAAGGTGGAAACTGCATTTGTTGTACATACATTGTGGAATGGTGAAAGTTCAGGAGAGATGTTGATCTATTTCCTAAAAGATGGTCAGACTATGAAAATTAATCAAGTGCAACTTCTTCTTTTCAAGGAACAGCTTGAACTGGAATATCTGGTTCATATTATGCATGACAGGTCATTTGTTCACAGAAGATGGATGAACAATATGAAGACCAGGATAAGGCAAATAACTAGATTGCTGAACGGAACCAGGGAGGTGTACTTCAGGCCTAAATATGTCTGCGACAAGgatggaaaagaaaaggaaatgccTTGCGGGAGTGTGAAGATCCAATATGATCAACTTGGAACCTATGTGGAATATACACGGAGTCAAGTTGGACTGAGCTCCATCACTCTAGATGACATTTATGATTATGACTATACTCCATCAGAACTTAGAGCAGCATATTGGCAGATCACCGGAGCTGATGATGAATCTGTGAAAATAAAGAGAATATTGAGAAAAGCTCTTGAGAATGCTGAATTCAAGCTCCTTGGTAAATTTCTGGAGGAGAATCCGTCATTCAGTGAAATTCCAGATGGCTATGAATTGGAGCATTAA